One window of Hymenobacter sp. BRD128 genomic DNA carries:
- a CDS encoding NAD kinase, giving the protein MKIAILGKPFDEAVAPFLQTLLDELVARGAEMMIVEAFCDYLASHLRLPPDISTFRRGDSLRGVQFVLSIGGDGTLLDTVTYVGALQIPILGINTGRLGFLAPINPDYIPQAIDALFKGHFTLEDRSLLRVETDPDVFGALNFGLNEFSILKRDTSAMIVVHTYINGEYLNSYWADGLVVSTPTGSTGYSLSCGGPVMLPQTNNFIIAPVCPHNLNVRPLVVSDQSIISFEIEGRATSYLLALDSRSVPVEASIQMAVRRENFNARLVKLNHVNFLSTLRNKLNWGLDRRNPAVALQLK; this is encoded by the coding sequence ATGAAAATTGCTATCCTGGGTAAGCCATTTGACGAGGCCGTAGCCCCTTTCCTGCAAACTCTGCTCGATGAACTAGTGGCCCGGGGGGCCGAGATGATGATAGTCGAGGCTTTTTGCGACTACCTAGCCAGCCACCTGCGCCTGCCACCCGACATCAGCACTTTTCGGCGCGGCGACTCCTTGCGGGGAGTTCAATTTGTGCTCAGCATCGGCGGCGATGGCACCCTGCTCGATACGGTCACCTATGTCGGCGCGCTTCAGATACCGATTTTGGGTATCAACACCGGCCGGCTAGGCTTCCTGGCTCCCATCAATCCCGACTATATTCCGCAAGCTATCGATGCCTTGTTTAAGGGGCACTTCACCCTCGAAGACCGCAGCCTGCTCCGGGTCGAAACCGACCCCGATGTATTTGGTGCCCTTAACTTTGGCCTCAACGAATTTAGTATTTTAAAGCGCGACACCTCCGCCATGATTGTCGTGCACACCTACATCAACGGAGAATATTTAAACTCGTACTGGGCCGATGGGCTCGTTGTTTCTACGCCTACGGGCTCTACGGGCTATTCTTTGAGCTGTGGTGGACCAGTAATGCTCCCGCAGACAAACAATTTTATCATCGCTCCCGTATGCCCCCACAATTTGAATGTTCGCCCACTTGTTGTATCCGACCAAAGCATTATTTCGTTTGAGATAGAAGGCCGCGCCACCAGCTACTTGCTTGCCCTCGATTCGCGCTCTGTACCGGTCGAAGCAAGCATACAAATGGCTGTTCGGCGTGAAAACTTTAACGCTCGGCTGGTTAAATTAAACCACGTCAATTTCTTAAGTACTTTGCGAAATAAACTAAATTGGGGCCTTGACCGCCGTAATCCAGCTGTTGCATTACAGTTAAAATAG